One Streptomyces sp. WMMB303 genomic window carries:
- a CDS encoding pRL2-8, with product MTVADALNPPKGECRQCWYHAHARDAHRHLAPRQDCPACVAHMGGRHPDSMIVR from the coding sequence GTGACCGTGGCGGACGCGCTGAACCCGCCCAAGGGCGAGTGCCGGCAGTGCTGGTACCACGCCCATGCTCGGGACGCTCACCGGCACCTGGCCCCGCGCCAGGACTGCCCGGCCTGCGTCGCCCACATGGGCGGTCGCCACCCCGACTCGATGATCGTGAGGTGA
- a CDS encoding GntR family transcriptional regulator: MPRYEEVADDLRRRIHSGEYGVGATLPTYADLTATYSVGRGVISSALGVLEREGLIRVVKRAGIRVLNWQIERRRIGRGQAVMRDPARGYVFPAASHAGEPWATHGRPFRSYEPVPDRVAALLDVEPGIAVLRRRRVTSPADEPPFQIVDTWLSPIAVRDAPQVAEANTGPGGYIDRLEESGHGPLSWREHARGRTPTSEEARLLDISPETTVLELTLVGTSHSLGRPVDVTVRVIPADRVELVTELHRDESAQWPVTPVTPQEQG; encoded by the coding sequence ATGCCCAGGTATGAAGAGGTCGCAGACGACCTGCGAAGGCGTATCCATTCAGGCGAGTACGGCGTGGGAGCCACGCTGCCCACGTACGCAGACCTGACCGCCACCTACAGCGTTGGGCGCGGCGTCATCAGCTCCGCTCTGGGGGTGCTGGAGCGCGAGGGCCTGATCAGAGTGGTGAAGCGGGCAGGAATCAGGGTCCTGAACTGGCAGATAGAGCGACGCAGGATCGGCCGGGGACAAGCCGTGATGCGAGACCCCGCCCGCGGCTACGTCTTCCCTGCCGCCTCACACGCAGGTGAGCCCTGGGCTACTCACGGCCGTCCCTTTCGGTCCTATGAGCCTGTACCGGACCGAGTGGCAGCTCTGCTGGACGTCGAGCCGGGTATCGCGGTGCTGCGTCGTCGGCGCGTCACCAGCCCGGCCGACGAGCCGCCGTTTCAGATCGTCGACACCTGGCTCTCCCCTATCGCGGTCCGCGATGCGCCCCAGGTGGCGGAAGCGAACACGGGACCCGGTGGCTACATCGACCGATTGGAAGAGTCCGGCCACGGCCCCCTGTCCTGGAGGGAACACGCTCGGGGCCGCACCCCGACGTCCGAAGAGGCCCGGCTCCTGGACATCAGCCCGGAGACGACCGTTCTAGAGCTGACCTTGGTCGGCACGTCTCACAGTCTCGGGCGACCGGTAGACGTGACCGTGAGGGTCATTCCGGCTGACCGGGTGGAGCTGGTCACCGAGCTGCATCGTGACGAGTCCGCCCAATGGCCGGTTACTCCCGTAACGCCGCAAGAGCAGGGCTAA